Within Thermus filiformis, the genomic segment AGCTTCCAGGCGGAGGACGTGGTGGTCCTCCACCTCCTCCTAAGAGAGAAGCCCGACCTCCCCGTCCTCTTCCTGGACACCGGCTACCACTTCCCCGAGGTCTACGCCTACCGGGACGAGCTGCAAAGGCGGCTCGGCTTCCGGCTCGTCAACCTCCTCCCCGAGCTTTCCCGGGAGGAGCAGGAGAGGCTTTACGGCAGGCTCTACGAGACCGACCCCAACCGCTGCTGCGAGATCCGCAAGGTGGGCCCCCTTTTCCAGGCCCTTTCCGCCTACGACACCTGGTTCACGGGGCTCAGGCGGGAGCAGTCCCCCACCCGGGCCAACCTCCAG encodes:
- a CDS encoding phosphoadenylyl-sulfate reductase, which gives rise to MDKVKAAQELVREALAKSQSPCFTCSFQAEDVVVLHLLLREKPDLPVLFLDTGYHFPEVYAYRDELQRRLGFRLVNLLPELSREEQERLYGRLYETDPNRCCEIRKVGPLFQALSAYDTWFTGLRREQSPTRANLQPLEEATLPSGHRLKKVNPLYDWTFKEVFAYLAVQDLPYLPLYDQGYLSIGCAPCTAKPLDPSDPRSGRWAGKGKLECGIHLHGEA